The Salegentibacter mishustinae genomic interval ATCTGGTAATACCAGATAGCAAAACCCTTATCCTGGATCCTTAATTTTAAATTCTCGGGCCTTTCTTTAGAGATACTTTTATCTAAGGGGATATTCACGTAAGAAACGGGAATATCTATTATTTGCGTATATTCTTTAGAAATTTGCACCGAAAACCATATAAAAGAAGAAAACAGCAAAAAGAACCCAAAGGTCTTTAGACTGGATCTTTTTATTGAAATGCGTTTGAATTTTAAGTTTTTAAGCATTTTTAAAGAATAAATTCGGGAATTTGCGTTCCGGATCTTGTTTTAAAACTTGAATATACCAAACCGACTTTATAAAACCGTTACCATAGCCAAAAAATTGTACCAGGGCGGCATAAACTGCCAGCAAACCAATTCCTAAACTTTTATTTTTAATTGTAGCATGAGTGCCAATAAGCATAAAATATAAGGCATATAATAGAAATAGCCACCAAAATTCCAGTGCTGCAAGAATAATGGCAGTTAAAAGACCAAAAGTAAAAACCGTCGGAAACCAATACGTGATCTTAGCCGAACCCGGGTGCCACTTATTGAGAATAGGCCGTACGAGTCCGAATTTTTTGACTTGCATATAAAATTTAGACCAGTCAATTCGGCGTTTATGAAAAACCACAGCATTAGGAATTAAACACAATTTAAAACCCAGTTTTTTAAGCCTAAGGGAAAGGTCTGGATCCTCACCGGGATGAATCTGGCCAAATCCGCCTGATGCTTCAAAAGCTTTTTGGGAAATCCCCATATTAAAACTCCTGGGTTGAAAATCGTTAACCGAAGACTTCTTGCCACGAATTCCCCCGGTAGTAAAAAACGAGGTCATGGTATAATCTATGGCTTTTTGCGTATTGCTGAAAGAAGGATGTGAAGCATCTGGCCCGCCAAAACAATCGCAGTAATTTTTCTGAAGGAATTTATCTACTTCCAGCAGGTAATTTTGCGGGAGTAAAACATCTGAATCCAGAATAAGGCAATAATTGCCTTTTGCTTTTTTCATCCCAAAATTTCGGGAATCTCCGGGCCCAGAATTAGGTTTAAAATAATAGCTGATATTCAGTTTCTTCTGAAATTCTTCTACGATCTCCTTTGAAGTAATACTGGAGCCGTCTTCTACAATTACGATCTCATAATCTCGGTAAAATTGCAGCTGAAGCATACTTTCCAATAATTCCCTTACCTCTTCCGGGCGGTTATATACGGGAATTACAAAGGAATATTCCAGAGCCATGCTTTAATTAGAATTTGAAGATTTTAAATTAAATATTTCTTCTTATCGTCACCCTTTAACTTGTTTCAGGGTATAAGTTATGAGAACTTTTATTCATACTAGACGCTGAAATAAATTCAGCGTGACGTTAATTGTGAACTCTTTATTCAAAATCAATATCACGCTGAAACTACTTTTCTACTTAGCCTGAACTGGTTTTAGTGCTTGCTCCGATTTCATCGGAGGTCTAAGTCGAGGAAAAGTTTATATCATGCTAAATGCTTAAATACCCCGAATTCTCGGAGCAGCATCACGTAAAAAAAAAGTCACCCTGAACTTGTTTCAGGGTATAGGCTCTGTTAAAATCCTATTTATGAAACAAGTCCAGTGTGAAGAAATTTTACTTCTCTTCCTGCCCTTTTACAAAAGACTCCATCACTTCCTGGCTTACTCCCATATTTGAGAAACCACCATCGTGGAAAAGGTTTTGAAGCGTTACTTTTTTAGTAAGATCAGAGAACAAGCTCACGGTATAATCGGCGCACTCTAATGCAGTGGCATTACCAAGCGGCGACATTTTATCGGCATAAGCGATAAATCCGTCAAATCCTTTTACACCCTGTCCAGCAGTAGTTGGGGTTGGCGATTGTGAAATAGTGTTCACTCTTACTTTATGATCTTTTCCGAAGAAATAACCAAAACTACGCGCTATAGATTCTAAAAAGGCTTTATTATCGGCCATATCATTATAATCTGGGAATACACGTTGTGCGGCCATATAGCTAAGCGCTACAATACTTCCCCACTCGTTCATCGCTTCTTTTTTGTAAAGCACCTGCATGGTTTTATGGAAAGAAACCGCAGAAATATCCCAGCCTTTTTGAGTAAAATCGTAGTTCTGCTCGGTATAATGATTTCCTTTTCTCACGTTTACCGACATCCCGATAGCGTGAAGTACGAAGTCAATTTTTCCGCCTAGAATTTCCATAGATTTTTCAACCAGGTTTTCCAGGTCTTCAATTTTAGTAGCATCGGCAGGAATAACTTCAGAACCGGTCTTTTCAGCCAATTCTTTAATAGTTCCCATTCTTAGGGCGATAGGAGCATTGGTTAAAACAAATTCCCCGCCTTCTTCTTTAACACGTTCAGCAGTTTTCCAGGCGATAGAATTCTCATCTAAAGCGCCAAAAATAATTCCTTTTTTTCCTTTTAACAGGTTATATGACATAGTGATATATTTTTCTTGGTTGTTAGCCCATAAATTAGCTCTGCTCTTGATAATTTAATGGGAAAATTATTTAAAAACTCTATTATCGGGTAAATATAATAAAATTAGTTTCGGAACATTGTCTTAATCTAAAAGTGCACGTGCGTGAGCCCGCGCCGATTCTCCAATATTTTTGCCACCAAGCATCATCGCCAGCTCCTCTACCCGCTCGCCATCTTTTAGTTCTTCGATCTTGGTGGTAGTAGCATTAGCTGAATCTTCTTTAAAAATTTTAAAATGACTATTTCCTTTCCCGGCAATTTGCGGCAGGTGGGTAATTGCAATTACCTGCATAGAATTCCCCATGCGCTGTAAAATCCCCGCCATCTTTTGGGCGATATCTCCGGAAACCCCGGTATCTATTTCATCAAAAATTATTGTGGGCAGTTTACTTTGCGCTGCCAGGATACTTTTTACGGCCAGCATAATCCTTGAAAGTTCCCCGCCAGAAGCCGCTTTTTTAATTTCCTTAAAATCTCCGCCTTTATTCGCCGCCAGGTACCAGAATAATTCATCCTGCCCGTTAGCGAGAAAGCTTCCTGATTTTTTAAGTTCTATTTTTAATCGGGCGTTGGGCATCCCCAGGTCGTCCAATAAAGTCTCGGCTTCCTTGATAAAAGTCGGGATAATTGCCTTTCGTTTTTCGTGAAGTTTTGCAGCAACAGTTCCCAATTTGGTTTCTTGTTGTACAATGGCTTTCTCTAATTCTGAAAGTGCATTTTCGGCATTTTCACTTACCGAAACTTTTTCCTGCAATTCCTCTTTTATTTGTAGTAATTCGGCAATATTTTCTGCGGAATGTTTTTTCTGTAAATTATAGATCAACTGAAGCTTTTGATTGGTAGCTTCCAGTTCTTCAGGATTCGCTTCTACCCTATCTAAGGCATCGGTTACTTCAGTAGAAAGATCGTCCAGCTCAATAATTACACTTTCAATACGCTGATGTAAATTTTCATAATTTGAAGATAAACTGGCGATTTTGGCTAAAGCAGTGCGAGCCTGTTTTAAGCTGTCTAAACTTCCTATTTCTTCCTGCTCCAGCAAATTTAAAGCTGAACTCAGGTTTTCGGTTAACTCTTCAACATTACTCAGTTCTTCGTAACGGGTTTCCAGCTCTTCCTGCATCCCGTTTTCTAAACGTGCTTCTTCAAGTTCGTTTAGCAAAAACAAGTTATAATCGTATTCCTTGGTAGCCTGTGCCTGTTGTTCTTTTAATTCAACAAGTTGTTTTTGTAACTTTTTATAGGCTTTAAGTTCGGTTTTATATTCCAGGAGTAAAGCATCGCTATTAGCAATAGTATCGATTACCTGGAATTGGTAATCGTTATTTCCCAAACTTAAAGTTTCGTGCTGACTGTGAATATCTATTAAATACTCTCCTAGTTTATTAAGAGAAGTCAGTTTTACCGGCGTATCGTTTACAAAAGCCCGGGATTTCCCTGAAGCCAGAATTTCACGCCTAATAATGGTGTTTTCTTCATAATCCAGATCTTCGGTTAAAAAGAAATCTTTTAGCCTGTAATTAGAAATATTGAAAGAACCTTCTATCACGCATTTCTTATCGGCATCGCGAATACTTCCGTAGTCGGCACGGTTACCTAAAAGGAGACCAAGTGCGCCCAGCATAATAGATTTACCGGCACCGGTTTCTCCCGTAATAATGGTAAAACCTTCTTGAAGTTTAATATTGATATCTTCAATTAAGGCGTAATTTTTTATGGATAGAGCTGTGAGCAAAGTGAACTAAATTTGGGCTAAATATACGGGAGAAATTATTCCTAATCAACAATAAACTTTGGGTAAACCCGGAAGTTATATCAAAAGGAAAAAATTCGATTATACAGACGTTTGCTAAAGAAATAATACTTTTTAAATTAATATCGATTTCCCTCATAAAAGTTAATTTATGAAAAAATCGTCATGCTGAACTTGTTTCAGCATCTAACACGAATAGTACCTACCCAACTTAGACCTCCGACAAAAATCGAAGCAAACTCTGAAACCAGTTCAGGGTGACGTCTGAATTTTAAAGTATGAGTGTTTACGAATATTCAACTTTTAAACCGCGACGATCGAGTAAAAATCTATTATTGAATATTTCTCCAGTTTCGGGCATATCGCGGTGCCAGGCTACTTAAAGTTTCGCTAAAACGAGGGCGATTAATATCTGGCCCTCCGCTAAAGATCTGGGTTACTTCATCGGCTTTGGCATCAAAGAAAGTTCTAACCAGCAAAGAATTTGCCCGCCTGGAATTCATAGTGGTTAAACCTTCTATCGCATCTGCAATAGCTATTTTCCCGACTTCAGGATCTTTATGCATTACATCTAATCCCTGGCGATGATATTGATACAAAGCATTGCGATACTCGGTAAACATATTGGAAAGCAGATCGGAATTTAAACGAAAACGAGAGCTTTGACCATCGGCGCCACTCCAACCGGTTCTACCGCTTTGTTGCGCAAGATTTACAATTCGATTGGCTTCCTGGTAATACTCGGTGCCGCCTTCGGGTGCGAAGGAATCGGCGTCCATTCCTAAAATGGTATATACATAAAAAGAAACTACAGAAACCAGGTTGCTGGAATAAGAGTTTTGACTATAATTTAAAGGCTGATACTCCCTGTAATTAAAACTGAATTGATTATCATTAAAGTTAAAAATTGGGCTCACCATTCCAGACCCGTATACCGGCCTTGAAGATTGCACCTGGATAGTTCCACTAAAAGACTCACCTTCAAAATCATTTATGGTGATGAACATACTGCAATTAATGCGTTCTCCCGGCTCGAATTCTTTATCGGTCCAGGAAGTTTGATTTACAAATTCCCTAAGCGAACTTTCTAAAGTTCTAAAAACAGAAAGGTTACTTTGCCCTGTTTGCTCGGTATTGATCACTATTTCACAGTTGAGTTCTTGGGCGACAGCAAAAGGCATCCCAGCCACTAAAAGAATAAGAAATAGCAATTTACGCATCTAACAAATGTACAATTTCGTTTAAAATATCGGCTGCAACCTCGGCCTTAGATTTTAGATCAAAAGCCTTTTCAGAATCTTTATAAACCAACGTGATCTTATTGGTATCCTTTTTAAAACCGGCGCCGGCATCGTTCATAGAATTCAACACGATAAAATCGAGATTTTTCTTAAGCAGTTTTCCCCGGGCGTGTTCCAATTCGTTATTAGTTTCTAAAGCAAAACCAATTAGTTTTTGATGGGTTTTCTTTTTCCCCATCGATAAGAGAATATCCTGGGTTTTGGTAAGTTCCAGGCTTAGGTTTTCTTCGGCCTTTTTAATTTTTTGCGCCGCTACAATCTTTGGCTTATAATCTGAAACCGCTGCAGCAGCAATAGCCACATCTACATTTTCGAAATGATTATGTACGGCAGTGTACATTTCTCTCGTACTAACCACTCTAATTAGGTTGATCTTTGGATCATCCATATCCAAATGTGTAGGACCGGAAATAAGGATTACCTCAGCTCCAAGTTCAGCGGCCTTTTTAGCGAGCTCAAAACCCATTTTACCGCTGGAATGGTTTCCAATAAAACGAACCGGATCTATAGCCTCGTAGGTTGGACCGGCGGTAATTAAAATTTTCTTTCCCTGCAGAGGTAAGTTTTCAGAAAAATAAGCTTCCAGAAATTCGATAATCTCTTCCGGTTCTGCCATTCTCCCCTCGCCTTTTAAACCACTGGCAAGTTCACCGGTTCCTGCGGGGATCATGATATTTCCGTAGGACTTAAGGCTCTTAAAACTATTTTTTGTGGAAGGATGCTTATACATATCCAAATCCATTGCAGGTGCAAAGAAAACCGGACACTTCGCTGAGAGATAGGTTGCGAGCAAAAAGTTGTCGCTGTTCCCCGACGCCATTTTAGATAAGGTATTGGCTGTGGCAGGGGCCAAAACCATAAAATCGGCCCATAGGCCGAGTTCTACATGGTTGTTCCATTGCTCATCTTCATCATCTTCTGTAAAAGAAGAAAAGACCTCGTTCTTAGAGAGGGTAGAAAGTGTAAGCGGAGTAACAAATTCTTTGGCAGCCGGCGTCATCACAACTTTTACCTGTGCACCGGCTTTAATAAACAAGCGTACTAAAAATGCAGATTTGTAGGCAGCAATACCGCCACTTATGCCCAAAAGCACTTTTTTGCCTTTTAGTACAGACATCTTAATTAAGCTTCTGCTTCAGAATCTTTGGTGTTTCGGTAATAGATTTTACCGTCTAACCATTCCTGCATAGCAAGTGCATGTGGTTTTGGAAGTTTTTCGTAAAACTTAGAAACCTCAATTTGCTCTTTATTCTCAAAGATCTCGTCAAGACTGTCATTATAGGTAGCAAATTCGTCAAGCTTCTCCAATAATTCTTTTTTGATCTCAGAATTGATTTGGTTTGCTCTTTTTGCAACCACAGAAATAGCCTCGTATATATTATTAGTTGGCTCGTCTACCTTGTTCTTATCGAAGGTAATTGTGTTAATTGGTGCGTCTGTCTTTTTAATATCCATCTTTCTTCTACTATTAAAAATTTTGTAAGCGTGATTTTATATCTTCTGCTGAAGCTTCCATAGGCTCAATATACTCGCCTTCCGGATAATACTTTTTGTAAGTTTGGTAATATTCCAGCGCTTCTCTAAGGCGCTCTTCCATTAAATCCCTAAAACTATTAATAGCTAATCGGTAAGCCGAATCGAACCTATAATAATGCGCGCCTTCTCTAAAGGGAGACCCGGGATTATTAGCTAAAAAGTTTGTAAACGAAGTGATAGCAGCCCGGTAATTTCCGGCTCTTGCTTCTCCCGTTAAATGATATTGTTTGGCAATTTCGTATTCCTTTTTTTCCAGTTTTATACGCAATTCAGCTGCCATATCGTTGGCTTCCTCTACGTGTTCCCCTTCCGGATAAGTATTTAGATAAGCCTGAAGTTCTGCAACTGCCTTATCGGTATCGGTTTGATCCAGAGCATAATTGGGGGAAAGTTCGTAAAAACTTCTTGCCTTTTTAAACGCTGCCTCTTCTACTTTCTCACTATTAGGATAAGATTGCTGAAAACGCTCAAACTCGTATGAAGAAAGGTAATAATCGCCCAATTCATAATAAGTGTTCGCAAACAAAAAGCTAAGCTTTTCTCCCTGGGGTTTCCCGCGATATTCCGGAACAATTTGTTCAAACAACCTTAAAGCTTTGCGATATTTACGTTTGTCGCCTTCTTCCTGGGCTTCGTTATATAACTGCTCGGCATAGCTATATTTCTTTCCGCTATCATCGCTTTTAAGTAATTCCTGATATTCCCCGCAGGACACTGTTAGCATTAAAACTGCCGCTAATAAAATTGCTTTCTTCATCATTTGTAAAAACATCTGGCAAAAGTACATTTTTCTTCAGTATAAAAAAAACTTTGTGTACCCGCCTTAAATAACCTTTTAACTCCTTATTATACTGAAAATGGAAAAATGAAAGTACTTGCTGAAAAAATAAAACTATCTGAAAAGCTTTTAAACCGTCATTCTGAATTCATTTCAAAATCTAAGATGTTGATATTCAAAACATGTTAAAAGCTGAAACAAGTTCAGCTTGACGAAACCAGACTTTATAGACAGTCTCTAAAATTAGTTTTTAAAATTTACTCGATAATCGAGACTTAAATACCCCCGCTCGTTTATTTAAAATTTTTCAGGAAATCTTCAATTTGCTGTTGAAGTCCTAAAGTCGCTTTTACCAAAGGTAATCTTAGGTGATTTTTAATGCTTCCTTTTTGAGCGAGCAAAGCTTTAATTCCGGCAGGATTTCCTTCTGCAAAAATTAGATCTATAGATCGCTGCATTTTATAATGAAGCTCATAAGCTTTAGCCGGTTTCCCTTCTAAACCAAGTGAAACCATTTTAGAAAATTCTGCAGGTATTCCCTGCGCGATTACCGAGATTACACCTTTTCCTCCGGCTAAGGTCATAGGTAAAGTAAGCATATCGTCTCCCGAAATAACAAGGAAATCTTTTGGCACCAGGCTTATTAATCTCATAGCCTGCACCATATCCCCGGCGGCTTCTTTCACACCGATAATATTATCAAAATCTCTAGCGATTCGGTTTATAGTTTCCGGAAGCATATTTGAAGCGGTTCTTCCCGGCACATTATAAAGAATTAAGGGCAGTGGTGAAGCAGCAGCTACAGCTTTAAAATGCTGGTAGATGCCTTCCTGGGTTGGTTTGTTATAAAAAGGCGAAACCGAAAGTATAGCTTCAAATCCTGAGAAATCGCCGGACTCTAGCTCGTCGCATACCACGCGCGTGTTATTTCCCCCAAGACCTAAAACCAAAGGCAGGCGTTTATTATTCTGTTTAACTACGGTATCTATTACAAGTTGTTTTTCTTTTTTATCAAGACTGGCACTTTCGGCGGTTGTACCTAAAACCACCAGGTAATCTACTCCACTTGCGATCTGGTTTTCCACCAGGTTCTCCAGTGCTTGCACATCTACAGATAAATCTTCCTTAAAAGGAGTTATCAAAGCTACACCGGTACCAATAAATGACTTCATTCTATTTTTTGTTTTGATGATAATCGAAAATTATTGCCCTATTTCCTGAAAAGAGTGAAAAATGCAAAATTTTCGGGCAGCAAATGTATTGATTTTGCCAATTTCAGAAAGTAAAATTCACTTCTGGTTTTCAAATGAAGCACATATTTAACAGCTTTGATTTTTCTGTTAAAAAATAAACAGAATTAAAACATCTTTGAGGAAATTACACAAGGTTCATCAGGCGAAGTTTACGCTCTGGTGTGAGGAAAAAGAACAGGCAGAATAACAGGCCGGTAAACCAAAGAAAATTACCTGTTATTAGAATGGCAGAGTCTTTTAAATAGAAATGTGCCGCATCTCTAAAGACATCAGCGAATATAAAAGCCAGCACCAGGGTAATAAAATAAACCGATTTCTTTGAATAGGAGTTTAAATAATAAATAAGCGCTACAATACCAAGAATAAGCAAATTAAGGTAATAAAATATATAAATTCCAAACTCCAGGTCACTACTCATATAACCTTTTAATTCAATAACGTGCGTCAATAATAAATAGGTATTTACACCAATTAGCAAGATAAAATATACAAGTATGGTTTTAGTAGCAGTTTGCCGTTGTGTATGCTGAAAAGCTTCCCTGCTTAAGCCAAAATAGGCACCCATATAACATAACAATAAAAGAAGTTCTAAGTTAAAGCCCGGGAAGGTTAAGCAGATTATTTGGGCTAACAAGAAGAAGCTGAAAAATATAATTGCATTATAAGCTGGTTTTTTATTACGCTTTAAATAAATAGTAAAAACCCCCAGAATAAATATAAGCTGAGTGGCCCGCATTAACCAATCAATATCTCCTATGGTGGCATATAAATTCACCCCCAATAGCGGAAACAGAAGTAACAATAAACACTGAAAAAGACTCATTTCCATTAAATTGCGAGCCGAAAATATAAAAATATTACGGCTATATTTATATTTTTTGCATTAGCATTGCCGTTTTTGAGATCATGCAGGATTTTTTCGATATAATGCTCGATTTTTTCGCTGAATTACTGCCGAATTTTGAAAAGCAAAACTTTAGTTCAGCCAGATAATCTATTTATCTTTGCTTTTTTAATAAAATTTAAATGAAAGAACTCCGCTTAAGTATTTATCTGTTACTAGCCATAATCGTTCTAAGCTGCAAAGGAAATTCGATTAAAACTGCTGAAATTAAAGGCCAGCGCATCGCTATAGACGAAAAGATTGAAGCAAATGCTGAAATAGAAGAATTTATACAGCCCTTTAAACAGCATTTAAACAAAACTTTAGACAGCACCCTGGCTTACAATCCCCGCGCTATGGTAAAAAGTGACGGCGATCTAAATACTGCGATAGGGAATCTAATGGCCGATGTGGTTATGGAGCAAGCCGGCTCTGTTTTTAAAAGCAGAACAGGAAACGAGATAGATATGGTTTTGCTTAATCACGGCGGAATTAGATCTGGCCTAAACAAAGGAAATATTTCTACCCGAAGTGCTTATGCCTTAATGCCTTTTGAAAATGAAATCGTGGTAGCTGAACTTTCCGGAGAAAAAATTAAAGAAATGCTTACTTACCTGGAACGAGCAAAAACCGCTCATCCCGTTAGTGGAATCCAGATTGAAATGGATCAGGATTACAAAGTTACCAGCGCAAAAATAAACGATGAAGAGATTGATGAAGATAAAACCTATTTTGTAGCTACTTCAGATTATTTGCAGCAAGGCGGCGATAATATGAGCTTTTTTAAAAATCCAATCGAATTGTATAAAGTAGACTATAAATTGCGAAATGCTATTATAGATTACTTTAAGAAAGTAGACACCTTAAAAGTAGATAAAGACAATAGGTTTATAAGAAAGTAAAGAGATGAAAAGAAGAAATTTTATACAACAAACCTCAGCAGCAACTGCTTTTATAGGAATTGGTGGCTTAAGCTCACTTTCATTTAAATCAAATTACAAGAAGCATATTACCATTCTGCACACCAACGATGTGCATAGCCATATAGAACCTTTTGGACCCGATGATTCCAGGAATCCTAATATGGGTGGAGTGGCCAGGCGAGCGACTTTAATTCAGCAGATTAAAAATGAAAACCCGAATACATTATTATTAGATGCCGGGGATATTTTCCAGGGAACCCCTTACTTTAATTTCTATGGCGGTGAACTGGAATTTAAGCTGATGAGCAAGATGAAGTATGATGCAGCCACCATTGGAAACCACGACTTTGATAATGGGATAGATGGATTATATGCGCAACTTCCGCATGCCGAATTCGATTTTATCTCTTCCAATTATGATTTCAGCAATACGGTGATGGACGGGCACACCCACGATCATAAAATTTTCACTAAAGACGGAGTGAAAATTGGGATTTTTGGTTTGGGAATTGAACTACAGGGCCTGGTGAACGACAGTCTTTACAAGGAAACAAAATACCTGGATCCTATAGAAATTGCGCAGGATCAAAGCCGAATTCTAAAACAAGAAAAGAATTGCGACCTGGTTATTTGCCTTTCGCATTTGGGCTATAAATACAGCAGCGATAAAATTTCTGATATTAAACTAGCGCAAAGCACCGAGAATATAGATCTCATTATTGGCGGCCACACCCATACTTTTCTTGAAAAACCAACTGTAGAGACCAATAAAGCCGGCAAAAAAGTTTTGGTGAACCAGGTGGGGTGTTACGGACTTTTCCTGGGCAGAATTGATTTTTATTTAGACGATAAAAATAATATTGAAACAAACGGAGTCAAGATTGAGGTTTAAATTTTAAAAGTTTAAACCTCGATCTTTTTTTGAATAAGTTACTCAAGCATCTTTAAAAACTCGTCTTCGCTCACAATTTTAGTTCCTAGTTTTTCGGCTTTTGCCAGTTTGCTTGGTCCCATATTTTCGCCTGCAACCAGATAATCGGTTTTTCCTGAAATAGAGCCGGAAACTTTTCCGCCATTATCTTCTATCATTTTTTTGAGTTCGTTCCTGGAAACTTTTTCAAAAACCCCGGAAATCACAAAAGTATTTCCCTCAAGTAAATCGCTCTGGTTTTCCAGTTCTTCGGCAGCAATTTCCAATTTGAGTCCGTAGTCCTTTAAACGCTGAACGATTTTCCTGTTTTCTTCGGAAGCAAAAAAATCGGTTACACTTTCGGCGATTCGTTCTCCTATTTCGTCAACCGCCGTAAGATCTTCGATTGAAGCCGAAGCCAGGGCATCTATATTTTCGTA includes:
- a CDS encoding bifunctional metallophosphatase/5'-nucleotidase, which encodes MKRRNFIQQTSAATAFIGIGGLSSLSFKSNYKKHITILHTNDVHSHIEPFGPDDSRNPNMGGVARRATLIQQIKNENPNTLLLDAGDIFQGTPYFNFYGGELEFKLMSKMKYDAATIGNHDFDNGIDGLYAQLPHAEFDFISSNYDFSNTVMDGHTHDHKIFTKDGVKIGIFGLGIELQGLVNDSLYKETKYLDPIEIAQDQSRILKQEKNCDLVICLSHLGYKYSSDKISDIKLAQSTENIDLIIGGHTHTFLEKPTVETNKAGKKVLVNQVGCYGLFLGRIDFYLDDKNNIETNGVKIEV